In a single window of the Drosophila albomicans strain 15112-1751.03 chromosome 3, ASM965048v2, whole genome shotgun sequence genome:
- the LOC127565772 gene encoding uncharacterized protein LOC127565772, which yields MLPLNKATDMAKITPQRQQQQQQQQQKQHEQQQQALHFIDFIDNPTKRKKHPNNINIYPSIYIFVCTRNYLPKYPTSTTTTISSI from the exons ATGTTGCCATTAAATAAAGCGACAGACATGGCCAAAATAACACcccaaaggcagcagcagcagcagcaacaacaacaaaagcagcacgagcagcaacagcaggcgtTACATTTTATTGACTTTATTGACAAcccaacgaaacgaaaaaaacatccaaataatattaatatatacccctccatatatatattt GTATGTACTCGTAATTATCTCCCTAAGTATCCGACAAGTACAA CCACAACAATATCTTCCATCTAA
- the LOC117567507 gene encoding uncharacterized histidine-rich protein DDB_G0274557 produces MPPPPHHDRLFGIHLGLHLGHHHGHHGHHPPPPPPHHHHHHHHGPPPPPHYDHHHHHHHHGPPPPPPSHFDHHYDHHHHHGPPHHHHHHC; encoded by the coding sequence ATGCCGCCACCACCACACCACGATCGTCTCTTTGGCATCCATTTGGGATTGCATTTGGGCCACCATCACGGCCACCACGGACACCATccgccaccaccgccgccacaCCACCACCATCACCACCACCACGGACCTCCGCCGCCACCTCACTACGATcaccaccaccatcatcaCCACCACGGCcctccaccaccgccgccgAGCCACTTTGATCATCACTATGATCATCACCACCACCACGGACcaccacatcatcatcatcatcactgcTAA